A section of the Deltaproteobacteria bacterium genome encodes:
- the nifJ gene encoding pyruvate:ferredoxin (flavodoxin) oxidoreductase yields MTRPNATIDGNEAAANVAYLASEVVAIYPITPASPMGELADAWAAAGQANLWGAIPQVVEMQSEAGAAGAIHGALQAGALATTFTASQGLLLMLPNMFKIAGELTSTVFHIAARTVATHALSIFGDHSDVMAARSTGWAMLASASVQEAQDLAMVAQMATLASRVPFLHFFDGFRTSHELNRIELLEAEDLRALLDESLIEAHRQRALNPDRPVLRGSAQNPDVFFQAREACNPFYQAVPSLVEQAMGRFADRTGRRYRIFEYHGAPDADRVVVLMGSGVGAAREAVEALVQKGERVGLLQVRLYRPFDAAAFVAALPSSTRSLAVLDRTKEPGATGEPLYLDTLAALVEEWPGQRPGAPLPHVIGGRYGLSSKEFTPPMVAAVLAELKGTSPKRHFTVGIVDDVTHTSLRYDASWLPESPAVTRAVFYGLGADGTVSATKNSVKIIGDYTPLHAQGYFVYDSKKSGSITVSHLRIGAKPIHSSYLIRQASFVACHQFNFLEKLDVLELAEPGATFLLNSPYPASEVWEQLPLEVQEQLLERRLKFYVIDAVKVATEAGLGGRINTVMQACFFALSKVLPVDEAIGHIKEAVRKSYQKLGEAMIRRNDAAIDGALAGLAEVPLPSQVRGTLRRHPPVPSQAPEFVQRVTGIILAGKGDLLPVSAMPPDGTFPVGTARWEKRSIAAEIPIWDAQICTDCGLCALVCPHAAIRMKAYTPPALEGAPKTFPTKAWRGKEFPAGTQLTVQVAPDDCTGCGVCVDVCPSRSKEVARHKAINMAPKPEHLETERRNFAFFMQLPEMDRTVPALDTVKGSQVLEPLFEYSGACAGCGETPYLKLLTQLFGQRLLVANATGCSSIYGGNLPTTPWSAGRDGRGPAWANSLFEDNAEFGLGMRLGVDHQKELAQKLVGDLKGQLGEHVAAELLLAEQRTEEQLARQHERVQQLKERLRTISHPAARRLLAVADALVERSVWIIGGDGWAYDIGFGGLDHVLASGRNVNILVLDTEVYSNTGGQASKATPRGAIAKFAASGKTSGKKDLGMIAMAYGDVYVGQIAIGANPRQTIRAMLEAEAYPGTSLLIAYSTCIAHGIDMSKSMAHMQSAVKSGYWPLYRFVPRFEGEGAPFQLDSRDPDLSFSEFAREEARFAMLERSRPGHARRLMDLAQQDIDQRWRLYRQLAGVERTVPRAEEEEVRE; encoded by the coding sequence ATGACCCGTCCGAACGCAACAATCGACGGCAACGAAGCCGCCGCGAACGTCGCCTACCTCGCGAGCGAGGTGGTGGCGATCTACCCCATCACCCCCGCCTCGCCCATGGGCGAGCTGGCGGACGCCTGGGCCGCGGCCGGCCAGGCGAACCTCTGGGGCGCGATCCCGCAGGTCGTCGAGATGCAGAGCGAGGCCGGCGCCGCCGGGGCCATCCACGGGGCGCTGCAGGCCGGCGCGCTCGCCACGACCTTCACCGCGTCGCAGGGGCTGCTCCTCATGCTCCCCAACATGTTCAAGATCGCGGGGGAGCTGACCTCGACGGTCTTCCACATCGCCGCGCGCACCGTGGCCACGCACGCGCTCTCGATCTTCGGGGACCACAGCGACGTGATGGCGGCGCGCAGCACGGGGTGGGCCATGCTCGCTTCGGCCTCGGTACAGGAGGCGCAGGACCTGGCCATGGTGGCGCAGATGGCGACGCTCGCCTCGCGCGTCCCCTTCCTGCACTTCTTCGACGGGTTTCGCACCTCGCACGAGCTGAACCGCATCGAGCTCCTCGAGGCCGAGGACCTGCGCGCGCTCCTCGACGAGTCGCTCATCGAGGCGCACCGGCAGCGGGCGCTGAACCCGGACCGCCCGGTCCTCCGCGGGTCGGCGCAGAACCCCGACGTCTTCTTCCAGGCGCGTGAGGCCTGCAATCCGTTCTACCAGGCGGTCCCGTCGCTGGTGGAGCAGGCCATGGGCCGCTTCGCCGACCGCACCGGCCGACGCTACCGGATCTTCGAGTACCACGGAGCGCCGGACGCCGACCGCGTGGTGGTGCTGATGGGCTCGGGCGTCGGGGCCGCGCGCGAGGCCGTCGAGGCGCTGGTGCAAAAGGGGGAGCGCGTCGGGCTCCTGCAGGTCCGCCTCTACCGCCCCTTCGACGCCGCGGCCTTCGTGGCCGCGCTCCCCTCCAGCACGCGCAGCCTCGCCGTCCTCGACCGCACGAAGGAGCCGGGGGCCACGGGCGAGCCGCTCTACCTCGACACCCTCGCCGCGCTCGTCGAGGAGTGGCCCGGGCAACGCCCCGGCGCGCCGCTCCCCCACGTCATCGGCGGCCGCTACGGGCTCTCGTCGAAGGAGTTCACGCCGCCCATGGTGGCCGCGGTCCTCGCCGAGCTGAAGGGCACGTCACCGAAGCGTCACTTCACCGTCGGCATCGTCGACGACGTGACGCACACCAGCCTGCGCTACGACGCGAGCTGGCTCCCCGAGTCCCCGGCCGTCACGCGCGCCGTCTTCTACGGCCTCGGCGCCGACGGCACGGTGAGCGCCACGAAGAACTCGGTCAAGATCATCGGCGACTACACGCCGCTCCACGCGCAGGGCTACTTCGTCTACGACTCGAAGAAGTCCGGGTCGATCACCGTCTCGCACCTGCGCATCGGCGCCAAGCCGATCCACTCGAGCTACCTCATCCGCCAGGCCAGCTTCGTGGCCTGCCACCAGTTCAACTTCCTCGAGAAGCTGGACGTGCTGGAGCTGGCCGAGCCGGGGGCCACCTTCCTGCTCAACAGCCCCTACCCCGCGAGCGAGGTCTGGGAGCAGCTCCCCCTCGAGGTCCAGGAGCAGCTCCTCGAGCGACGCCTCAAGTTCTACGTCATCGACGCGGTGAAGGTCGCCACCGAGGCCGGGCTCGGCGGGCGCATCAACACCGTCATGCAGGCCTGCTTCTTCGCGCTCTCCAAGGTGCTCCCCGTGGACGAGGCGATCGGCCACATCAAGGAGGCCGTGCGCAAGAGCTACCAGAAGCTGGGCGAGGCGATGATCCGCCGCAACGACGCCGCCATCGACGGCGCGCTGGCGGGGCTCGCCGAGGTGCCGCTGCCCTCCCAGGTGCGGGGCACCCTGCGCCGGCATCCCCCCGTGCCTTCTCAGGCCCCCGAGTTCGTGCAGCGCGTGACGGGAATCATTCTCGCGGGCAAGGGAGACCTCCTGCCGGTCAGCGCGATGCCTCCCGACGGGACCTTCCCCGTCGGCACCGCGCGCTGGGAGAAGCGCAGCATCGCGGCCGAGATCCCGATCTGGGACGCGCAGATCTGCACCGACTGCGGCCTCTGTGCGCTCGTCTGTCCGCACGCTGCGATCCGCATGAAGGCCTACACGCCCCCCGCGCTCGAGGGAGCGCCGAAGACCTTCCCCACCAAGGCCTGGCGCGGCAAGGAGTTCCCGGCGGGGACGCAGCTCACGGTGCAGGTCGCCCCCGACGACTGTACGGGCTGCGGGGTCTGCGTGGACGTCTGCCCCTCGCGGAGCAAGGAGGTGGCGCGGCACAAGGCGATCAACATGGCGCCGAAGCCCGAGCACCTCGAGACCGAGCGACGGAACTTCGCCTTCTTCATGCAGCTCCCCGAGATGGACCGCACCGTCCCGGCGCTCGACACGGTAAAAGGATCGCAGGTTCTAGAACCGTTGTTCGAATATTCGGGGGCCTGCGCCGGCTGCGGCGAGACCCCCTACCTGAAGCTCCTCACGCAGCTCTTCGGCCAGCGGCTGCTCGTGGCCAACGCGACCGGCTGCTCGTCGATCTACGGCGGGAATCTGCCCACCACCCCCTGGTCCGCGGGGCGCGACGGCCGCGGTCCCGCCTGGGCCAACTCGCTCTTCGAGGACAACGCCGAGTTCGGCCTGGGGATGCGCCTCGGCGTAGACCACCAGAAGGAGCTGGCCCAGAAGCTGGTCGGTGACCTCAAGGGCCAGCTCGGCGAGCACGTCGCGGCGGAGCTGCTCCTCGCCGAGCAGCGCACCGAGGAGCAGCTCGCTCGCCAGCACGAGCGGGTGCAGCAGCTCAAGGAGCGCCTGCGCACCATCAGCCACCCGGCGGCGCGCCGACTGCTGGCCGTGGCCGACGCGCTCGTCGAGCGCAGCGTCTGGATCATCGGCGGCGACGGCTGGGCCTACGACATCGGCTTCGGCGGCCTCGACCACGTGCTCGCCTCGGGGCGCAACGTGAACATCCTGGTGCTGGACACGGAGGTCTACTCGAACACCGGGGGCCAGGCCTCGAAGGCCACCCCCCGCGGGGCGATCGCCAAGTTCGCCGCGAGCGGCAAGACGAGCGGCAAGAAGGACCTCGGGATGATCGCCATGGCCTACGGCGACGTCTACGTGGGGCAGATCGCGATCGGGGCCAACCCGCGGCAGACGATTCGCGCGATGCTCGAGGCGGAGGCGTACCCGGGCACCTCGCTGCTCATCGCCTACAGCACCTGCATCGCGCACGGCATCGACATGTCCAAGTCGATGGCGCACATGCAGTCCGCCGTGAAGAGCGGCTACTGGCCGCTCTACCGCTTCGTGCCGCGCTTCGAGGGCGAGGGGGCGCCGTTCCAGCTCGACAGCCGGGACCCGGACCTCTCGTTCAGCGAGTTCGCCCGCGAGGAGGCGCGCTTCGCGATGCTGGAACGGTCGCGCCCCGGGCACGCCCGGCGGCTCATGGACCTGGCGCAACAGGACATCGATCAACGCTGGCGGCTCTACCGACAGCTCGCCGG
- a CDS encoding aldehyde dehydrogenase family protein, which translates to METKVLAHINGKWVEAQAWRDNVNPADRREVIGKAVDCGVEEARAAIAAAKAALPGWRATPVPVRADVIFRAQRLMEQRLEELARALSWEEGKILAESRGEVKKAIRILEFIAGEGRRAAGLVVPSELPNTLCYTQRQPLGVVGLITPWNFPVAIPAWKIAPALVAGNTVVLKPAEQTPLTGRLVVELFLDAGLPPGVLNFVPGPGETVGQTLVTHPDVAAVSFTGSNEIGMLIYRQTAELNKKCQCEMGGKNPLVVLADADVALAAAATVDGAFGSTGQRCTATSRAIVDAAVHDRFVELVVNAAKGYRMGNPLAEGIHMGPSVDAEQYEQVHRYIALGKQEGARLVCGGEKLASGELAHGLFTSPTVFVDVKPEMRIAQEEIFGPVLSVIKVQGYDEAIRAANGVKYGLSSSVYTQDLRLAQRFIDEIETGITHVNSPTLGGEAQLPFGGVKATGVGQREMGWTAVEFYSELKTVYVDYTGQKRSTNIY; encoded by the coding sequence ATGGAAACGAAGGTGCTGGCTCACATCAACGGGAAGTGGGTCGAGGCGCAGGCGTGGCGGGACAACGTGAACCCGGCCGACCGGCGCGAGGTGATCGGCAAGGCCGTGGACTGCGGCGTCGAGGAGGCGCGGGCCGCGATCGCCGCGGCGAAGGCGGCGCTCCCCGGCTGGCGGGCCACGCCCGTTCCCGTGCGCGCCGACGTGATCTTTCGCGCGCAGCGCCTGATGGAGCAGCGCCTCGAGGAGCTCGCGCGGGCGCTGTCGTGGGAGGAGGGGAAGATCCTCGCCGAGTCGCGCGGCGAGGTGAAGAAGGCGATCCGCATCCTGGAGTTCATCGCGGGCGAGGGGCGGCGGGCGGCCGGGCTCGTGGTGCCGTCGGAGCTGCCGAACACGCTCTGTTACACGCAAAGGCAGCCTCTCGGGGTGGTGGGGCTCATCACGCCCTGGAACTTCCCGGTGGCGATTCCGGCCTGGAAGATCGCCCCGGCGCTGGTGGCGGGCAACACCGTGGTGCTCAAGCCGGCCGAGCAGACGCCGCTCACGGGTCGCCTGGTGGTAGAGCTCTTCCTCGACGCGGGGCTCCCCCCCGGCGTGCTCAACTTCGTGCCCGGCCCCGGCGAGACCGTGGGGCAGACCCTGGTCACGCACCCCGACGTGGCGGCGGTGAGCTTCACCGGTTCGAACGAGATCGGGATGCTCATCTACCGGCAGACGGCCGAGCTCAACAAGAAGTGCCAGTGCGAGATGGGCGGCAAGAACCCGCTCGTGGTGCTCGCCGACGCCGACGTGGCGCTGGCTGCCGCGGCGACGGTGGACGGGGCCTTCGGCAGCACCGGGCAGCGCTGCACGGCCACGAGCCGCGCCATCGTGGACGCGGCCGTGCACGACCGCTTCGTCGAGCTCGTGGTGAACGCCGCCAAGGGCTACCGCATGGGCAACCCGCTGGCCGAGGGGATCCACATGGGCCCGTCGGTGGACGCCGAGCAGTACGAGCAGGTGCACCGCTACATCGCGCTCGGCAAGCAGGAGGGGGCTCGCCTCGTCTGCGGCGGCGAGAAGCTCGCGAGCGGCGAGCTGGCGCACGGGCTTTTCACCTCGCCCACGGTCTTCGTGGACGTGAAACCCGAGATGCGCATCGCCCAGGAGGAGATCTTCGGACCGGTGCTCTCGGTGATCAAGGTGCAGGGCTACGACGAGGCGATCCGTGCGGCGAACGGCGTGAAGTACGGCCTCTCGTCCAGCGTCTACACGCAGGACCTCCGGCTCGCGCAGCGCTTCATCGACGAGATCGAGACCGGGATCACCCACGTGAACAGCCCGACGCTCGGCGGCGAGGCGCAGCTTCCCTTCGGCGGCGTGAAGGCCACGGGGGTCGGGCAGCGCGAGATGGGCTGGACCGCGGTCGAGTTCTACAGCGAGCTGAAGACCGTGTACGTGGACTACACCGGGCAGAAGCGCTCCACGAACATCTACTAG